The Coffea arabica cultivar ET-39 chromosome 2c, Coffea Arabica ET-39 HiFi, whole genome shotgun sequence genome includes the window CATGAGAATGGACAATGCCTTTACCAGAATGAGAGGAAACCACCACACTCGCATTGAGATTTGCTTTCATCTGATCTAAATATCTCTGCGACTCTGCTCGGCTGAGCTCTGGGAAAAAAACCTTACAGCACAAAAAGTACAGGTTACAATGCAGCCTAAAACCCAAACATGAATAGAGGAAGGAAGAATAAGAATGCAATTTACCTCATCAAAATACTCATCTGTATTGGGCATGTCCTTGCTCATTGGCAAAGTATAATTGGCTGCCACGCACCGATTACAGGTTAACACAAAAAGGAAACAGATGATGAAGAAGGAAAGGCCAAAGCATGGCAATTTAGATAGAAGGAACTACTGATCTAGACAAACCTAACATCTCATTTACAGCTTGAGCAGGAATTTCTTTTCCCATTTCTTTGTTCCTTTTATCTGAACGATTATTGAGCTCTTCCGGTCTCGGAAAAACAATAACGGCAATCTGCCTCAAGAAAACACAGCCTTTAATATCACAATATTCACGCAAGCATGGGGAAGCATAATTTCAACTTTTTAACATAAATctccaggaaaagaaagaatcatactttgaagagaaagaaaaagttaCCTTATGGTAGTTCAAAAATGGCTTCAGCTTGCGTTTACGTGCATTCTTGTAGACATTTGTTTGGTCGATTATGAAATTGCGAGGCACCTTGGAAGCTCTGGACAGAAGAGTATTGAAAATCGCAGTTGCTCGTTGCATCAGACGATCAAATCGTTCACCATAGTTATGTCTACGAAGCAGACCAGGCACCTTTATGAAATTCAAGCTTTTATCAGAAAATtgagaagagaaaaatgctacttaaaaatgaaaaagctcTAAAACTAAAACAAGGATACTAAGACGTGAATATGAAAGGTGTATAACCTTCATCTGATCCAGGACTAAATTGGTTCCAAGCAGAATATATCGCTTTTCTGGATGAGCCCTGACCAAATTCTCAGCCCACGTAGACTTGCCAGCAGCAGGTAATCCAACCATCATTATTAGTTCACAATCACTTACATTCTGAAACGTAGGTCCCAATATCACCTTCCGATCCTCAATTGCAGAGGCCCAGGGTTTGTAGCCTTCTTGTGGAACTAATCCATCTTCAGTCCTGAATTGCATCTGAACTTCAACATTTTTTAGCAAAACATGAGGAAATAGTGCTGATTCCCATTGCAAGCTTTTGATTGGACAATTAACCACTTCGAGGCCACCAAAACCTGCATGAAACTGAATTGCAGTTCCCAGCCACTTCCCATTCTTTGAGAAACCAATTGAAGCCATGGGTTTACTTTCAAGGTTGACACAGCAAATTATAGTGTCACCATCATCAAACTGCTCTCCATAACCTGAATATTTTCCTGCATTAGAAAACATTCCTGTGCCCCCAAAACCAAAACTGTGTAGGGTCTCCCCAAGATTTCCAACAGCATCATCTCCCCTTGAGATGCCAACCCTACATATATGCTGCTGGTCCAGTGGAGTGTCATCCATATCAACTGGCTGATGTGCAATAATTTTGCACCCAAAGCAATACTTTCCCCCAATGATTCCCACGTTGGCCCGGGCACCAGACCAGCAATAAGCAAATCCCTCCTCATAAAGTGCTGAACCACGCAGACCATCTTCTTCAATATTGAAATCTGTCAAAGAGTGATGTCCGACATCAAGCTATAGAAAGGTGAAACCAATAATGGAAAAGTATTTACTCCTAAAATTAGATCAAAGATAGCTGTTCATTGTGATTGAGTTGTACCCTAGATTATCACAAAGAAACACTTCTTGATTGCAaacaattgaagaaaatctcacATACGAACTGGAAAACTAGCAGTGTATCACCCCCAatatcaaaataataataataataaaaagaatatGGCTGACGGTTTCTTTTCATAGGGTAGAATGCATCCAAGCCCTGACTGTTTTAGTTGAAAAAAATCCCAGCTCTGATTAGTTTAACTGAAAAATGTTCTATATACTTGACCTCTACCTCAATTTAAACATTCAGGGTCCTGACATGTCTGATGTAAATGCTAAATGATACAAGGTACAAGGTAACTTTCCAAATGGAGTTACTGTTTGATCACAATTTTTGTGTACTTGTGTACACATATACATAGGTTGAGAAACAATTTCATTGATGCACCTATTATTAAGTTAATCAATCATCATACGAGGGAAACTACACAAAGATTTAATTGTCATATGTGCCAATTTTTTATACAGAATGGATCTGTTCAAGTCCCTCCGCCTCACCAAGAACATAATTCAAGAGGCATTTTATCAGTAAAAGAAGGTATACACAAATGGCAAGAATTTCCAACAACCCACCATTATctaacaaaattttctttcaGTCCTTTGCAATAAGGAAGATGACAGTCTCTTATGAAGagggaaaaattttaaaaaagttcACCGAAACCACTCAGAAGCATTATTTGTCATATACCTAAACCCTGGTTTTCCTCCTTTGACTCTCGGGGAAAAGGGGCTCTTGATTTTTACATCCTCCCATTCTTCTACCATTTTCTTAAACAACGATAAGAGAAGGCAAATTGAACCCAAGTTACTAGCCTAATCGAATGACTTCTTacctaaattttaaaaaaaaaaaacacacacacacacacacacacacatttttGTCATAATTAAAAAACTAAAGCAACAGAACAGAAACCTAAAATTGACGGATTAACCAATGCATGTAATCATTTCCCAATGCACACAAAGACAAGccacaaaacaaaataatcccaacaaattcaaaaaaaaaaaaaaacatgcaaagaATCCTTTTATAGGATATCGAAATTCAACCCTCTATCTTGCGAAATTGAAGGAATCGGCGATCAAGAAATGGAATTCATACCGATATCACAATCGGCCGGATTGAGGAGGACGCGACGAACGGGCAGCGCCGGATGAAAATCAGCAGAGGCTTGTTCTGCtgcttcaattttccctttcttGGCATCCCTCCACGGCGCCCCGTAACCCTCTTCGATCGGCTGAGGACGCTTTGCAGATGACGCCATCGCTCAACAATAATGTCTCTCGCAAATTCTCTCAGGTAAGCTGATGCTCGCTTCGACTTCACTTCACTTCACTATACATAGCCAGTATTCTGCTGGCATATCCGTTACGTTGAGTTGGGTATTTATAGAGAACCTGAGCACCGCCTTGCCTGTGCAATGGCACGTGACATGTGTTTTTAACTTTTATTGGTTGCGTCACACTTGTAATCTGGGATTGCAGTTGATGGCGCCACTGGGGAGCCTCAATAATGAAGCTAATAACCTTAAAAGAAACTAATCAGGTGCACTCTAGGTGCATCATTTAAAAAGTTATTTTAGTCAATCATCTTTTGTGGTCGTCTTGATCCATTATGTTTAATCTCTCATCCCTTTAAGGTATGGTTAATGGAGAGATGATTTGGATCGAAAATTTAAGAATACTAATGGAATTGATGACGTGCATGGTATGTGCATTagtaaaaagttaaaaaaaaaaaaaaatttatatataaagcTAAATAGAAAAGTGTCACAAGCCCTcaaccctaatttttttttttccaattttcctcgCCAATTTCTTTAACTAGAGTCCAAACTATATAAATAAAAGGATTAGACAATTTTCCCCCTCATAATTTTCCCAAATTCATGACTTGCAAAGGATACAATAGTAAGGGATCATGCAATTAATAAGAAATGGAGAAATCAGTTGGCAcagtaaatataaaatttagaaATTCACAAACACTTTTTAGTCAAAGAATAATTTTGTTGGTCTTTGAAGACACCTCAAATGAGTTTATAAACATAATTttaaacactttttttttctaattttcagaaatttaaaCACATTGTAATaactaataatattttttagttTGGAAACACCTTAAATATACtcctaaaaataaattatttatacCTTAAAGTGCTTATTGTTATATTTGTATCCCACTAAAATTGCACATTTACACAATTTGTCTACTAACTTCATGCTTTTCTTGatatactttaaattttgaagaaaaaggacAACATAGGGCACTTTTAGAATGAAAACATCTTCTCAATTCTAAAATGAGTTTTAAATTATTTATACGTTAAAGTGCCTGTTGTTATATTACATCCCACTAAATTTGCACATGCACGTAATTTGTCTATTAACTTCAAGCCTTTTTTAatgtacttttattttatttttttttaaaaaaaggacaACAAAGGGCACTTTTAGAATGAAAATATTTCTCAATTCAGAATTGGGTTTTgtaataatatattttgaaatggatTGTCATTGTTACAAGTTACAACAAGTCAAAAGTAGAGAAGTGATGTTTTTCAAAGTTCAGGGTGCTAAGTGAAATTATTAAAAGCTTCAatggaggtttttgaaattgtcCCTTCTTTTTGTtacaaaaatcttttttttttcctgcctAGAAAATGATGTCTAATTAAAGACATTagtatgctttttttttttttttttttttgataatgaaGACATTAGTATGTTAAGTTACAGATAAAAGATTTATCCCTAGCACTACTAACTCTTAAGTTTTCTTGAGGATGAAAATTTTCGTACTTGTTTTATTAcaaaaatcttttttatttcatacTTGTTTTAGTTTTCTCGAGAAGTAGCGAGGCCATCAGTATCTGACTTACATATGAAAGATTGGGTTAAAAGCACTAACCCCTTCCTTCTCCTCCGCTAGTGGTTTGGTGCCATTTGCATCTTTCCCGTAACATTACTTTTATTGCACTTTCTTCCCTCAACTAACAATCAATATTAATAGTTtagcaaaaaaaattaatgatctCAAAACAATAATTAGTAGAAATAATACTCGGAAAGAAGATTTGGCTTTTTGTTTCAAGCGAATGTTCTTAAAAATGGAATCCAACCACTTAAAAAAATCACGTGCCCTTGAAATCTATTttagaatttaaaataaaatcacttcaagtgccaaaaaaatcataaaatgatTGCAAAAGAAAGAATACCATATAacttcaaaaacaaaattttctgtttaaatatttaaatttacaCGATATGTGTATAAGAGACATCTTACCATATTTGTAACTTACCTCCATCTATTGATATGATATCCATAATCTGAGAATGAATAAGGTTAACTATAGCAAAGTTTTCGAATTTACTTAATATGGTATAATTTTTTGTTAATAGAAGTGGAATGTTTTGGGAACTTACTTTTTGAtttgccaaaaaaataaaaaattgcatTGTTAAAAATGGATGACATGAGAAGCTTGGGCaggggaaaaaagaataaaagaaaatggagaTAAGGACGAAATTGAAACATTTGACATTTTAGTATTTAACAGAGGAAGCAATTTGCCAATTCCGCCTTCATTTGCAGAAGAGAACCACGGCTTAGTGCCTTTAGCCCTAAAAGATTTGTCCATGCGACTAATACTAACTTTTCAGTTTTAGGTACAGGAATTGCCCCAAAATAATCAAGGCATAGAAATTGCCCCAAAAGCAATTGGGAGCATAGCCCAGAAATATTCGTTTAACTAGTTCCTAACCCATTACTTAAGCGTAACTGCCCATAATTTGTTGAAggattttaaaaaagaaaaactataaGTTGATTGATAAAAAGATTTAGGTTGCCTTTGATATTAGGTCATTGAATTttcaagtattaaatctaatacatttgagtataTATTATATTCAGTGACAAGTGAATAggttatcacttaattttgagagCAAGGTTTGCCCAggaaattcagtgccacttaattaattcagatgttcaattttttgttatcaaacagtctgaatatgttaagatctgaatccattaaatttaagtactaaattgagttatcaaataAGGCCTTAGTAAGACATAAGTgatatgaatatatatatatatatatatatatatatatatatatatatatatatatatatatatatataaggtggaaattaataaattaattaaaaattacTATAAATAAGGCAGtaaaaaaggaagagaattaattattacaaaaaaaaaagcagtaaaagaatttaaaaaatttaaaaacacaAATTCTTAAGAAGTGGCGAAAAGATGGATAGTCCATTTGATAGAACATGAATATGTTCAACTTGACAGAATGCGGATACGTTCAACTCAGCAATCTACCATATGAAAAACTGAACATTATTTTATGTGTGCGTGTGCATGAGATTTGTAAAAACGGTAATTGCTTTTCCAAGGGGTTCATTAAACTAGCATATAGTCGGAACCAGCAATATAATAGCTGAAATGAAACCCCAAACAACTTCAGAATATTATCATTTCAAGCACCATTGAAACAAAACCTCGTAACCAGAACGACAAAACCCATTGCAAGCAAATTAATCACCAATCAAGAAATACTAGGTTTGTTTATTCCTTGGTCACAAACTCCAGTAACACTGGCAGTTATATTTGCAATATCCAGGTTGGTAGTTGCCTCTACTTTTATGATGCTTTGAGGACAAAATGACATTAGTGTTTGAGCCCGAAATACCAATGTGAAAAACAAATAGACTATGTAAgaaaatgtttgtttggattgccggtttatttgtcaaaatatatttgcttatatcattattacaatttccaacacacctttttatctttccaattacctttttatctcacatacatcacatcacaaaaagtgctacagtaaaaatatctctaataattcacaatccaaacaaatgtAAAACATCATAATAGCCTTTGAAGCAAATGGCAAAACTAGTAACTAAACTAGTAGGCATTCTTTGTTTTAGTAATTCAACATTTTATGTAGCCAAAATAATCATTGAACTAATAAAAAACAGGTATAATTTTTTGTCAGCCACGTAGTAAATATTTACATTTCTTGTCACTAATCTAATGAGAGTGTACACTTTGTAGTCACAAAACGCATCATTTTAGTTAAATAAAGAGTTTAGTGATCAAAATAGAGAAGTCTAAACAGTTTAGTGACAATGTGTGTCATTTGCTCTAACCTTTAGTACGTTGTTTATAAAAAGTTCaaggaaaatgaaataaaaattattattttatcatGATGCTAAGTTcatgtttcttcttctttccacCTGAAGTAATATTTATCTATcttcatttatattttttgttttctttttatgcAAATTTCGAACTCCAGATTGAGAATAGTATGGTTATTATTGTTAATATAAAATCACTTCCATACAAACCAATAAAACAAGTACGTCATAtattgagtaaattttatatacaccgTCAAATGTATACATTACTATGTTTGGATGGGTGACacattaaattcaaattttgcacatgTGATATATCTaatagtgatagtgtatacactgataatgtatataagattaatcttATTTTATATGCTGACTATAAGGTACTACACTATAAACGAGTGCCAGTACTTGCTAATCAAACAAGATATTCTTGACCAACAAAAGTAGGCATAATCCTGTATCTAAATTCTAAGTGTCAAGGTATGTACATCGGTTGTGTTGTGCCTACCGTATTCAAGCATGCAACATTggtctttctttttccttctctttgtTCTGGTTTTACTTCCCATGCATGATCATAGCCAGCTACAAGAAAATCTTCTGAAAGGTAAGGCTAACTAAAGGATTGTGGATTAGTACAAATGGAATTTGCAAGGTGCTAGAAAGTAACCGCAAATAGACCTTCATCATGTAAGGGCCACCTTCCCTACGAGTCAAATGGTAACAATCTATGAATGGTTGGATAATTGGGACTTAAAAGTAGATTCTTTGTTGGTAAAAGGAAGACGAAGTAGGAGTTTCCGAAGCCGCGTGTTTCTCTGGTGATATCTGGCTGGCAGCTTATCAGCATGCTTTTCTAGAATGGGACAGCTTAGCACCGAAAACTAAAACCCTGACTGCGTGGATAGATCATTGCGGCGCAAATTTTGATCCTGTAATTAAGGTTCAAGGATTCCAGCTAGGTTCCCTCAAACCATTAACTCCGATACAGCCAGATCCTCAATGAAATCCTCGGTATCAGAATAGGAAATTAACATCTTATTATTAATGCAGAAAGCGCAAGGTCCATGTTCTCTGAAGACGCCGCTCACCAAAACAAGTAGGGAATGGAAATAAACACAATGGTAGAtccttcattttccttttcataATGTACTAATCTCTGCCTGACAATCTTGGCGATAACCGTCCCCGAAAACAAAAGGATTTAATACTGATAATTTCAACAAGAAATCAACAGGTAGCCCCCCATCACCTGATTGTTGAAAAGGTATTGACCAAATAGAATCAGCAGAGTTCAGACACAGATGCATTAATGCAGAAcataaaagggcaaaaaaataTACAGTACATATCCTAAATGAAACAAGAATCTCAGCTGACGTCTCAAATTGGCCAAGAATAATCTCTTACATAGTTCTACTGCACCGTAGTGATTACATGGAGGAGGAAGAACAACATTGTGTAGGGAGA containing:
- the LOC140035027 gene encoding uncharacterized protein, with product MASSAKRPQPIEEGYGAPWRDAKKGKIEAAEQASADFHPALPVRRVLLNPADCDIDFNIEEDGLRGSALYEEGFAYCWSGARANVGIIGGKYCFGCKIIAHQPVDMDDTPLDQQHICRVGISRGDDAVGNLGETLHSFGFGGTGMFSNAGKYSGYGEQFDDGDTIICCVNLESKPMASIGFSKNGKWLGTAIQFHAGFGGLEVVNCPIKSLQWESALFPHVLLKNVEVQMQFRTEDGLVPQEGYKPWASAIEDRKVILGPTFQNVSDCELIMMVGLPAAGKSTWAENLVRAHPEKRYILLGTNLVLDQMKVPGLLRRHNYGERFDRLMQRATAIFNTLLSRASKVPRNFIIDQTNVYKNARKRKLKPFLNYHKIAVIVFPRPEELNNRSDKRNKEMGKEIPAQAVNEMLANYTLPMSKDMPNTDEYFDEVFFPELSRAESQRYLDQMKANLNASVVVSSHSDGMGFAGPWSNNAYSPYPPVGTPAGSNSYLCHGGYSHSGGSDCGNRFAASLDVNEPYRSYGAGYTSIAIDNNRMHMTEPYASLATVPFNSQDVYASQPRGSSHEMSIPSFGAPLRNKGSLPVGTSAGSNSYSYPINRLESYGSHGGYSHSGGSDGENRFAAPVNGNELYMSYGAGYTCSVADNNRMHMTETYASLTTVPFNSQIVYASQPQCSSQELLGTGPPTFGSTTAGPYGSPYGAPVPRPSYGNFPPGKEHHGGYGPPGPW